In Vagococcus luciliae, one genomic interval encodes:
- a CDS encoding transglycosylase domain-containing protein gives MSQKKVSKKRSKFLNRRHLVVIILCMVAMLMILSMSIGTYIISKRYSPYSSLLEIQNIDDKITQSFIILDKNDEPLDKNNVVVKFDPVQYNPTWNVNQLYLDTLLAVEDASFYTRKTNGFSIKDTMGAVVSQVRKKLGKKVVSRGGSTIEQQLVKIMVFGSNNKNSLSDKIIQLIDARKLSLKYNRDEILKAYLNELRLTPNTVGVRAASIELFGNDMSNIDKNDPKQVAQMAYMAGLGQSPSVYVQDFEKSGKERTLTVLSIMKDKELISKKIYEQTVDVVQSENEEFTLKRYKQQGTPKEYQSYVSKVKDELSGLNLPQNTTITVKTYADSNQLKELHNIVEGTYPKDDRLPNGYIEHKESLTALSVVDTKTGHILGLATNSDNPVIPYTATRSSGSTIKPLLDYAPAVEYAGLTPNTMQNGSSFTVGDWKVNNYGNQNFGRVSASFALGLSLNTAAVEAFQMTNDQQKNSMMEPFGLASYNPKGSTYTAEQAINYPTNVLALSSAFSVFGNDGVRVEPTTIESIETDSVKIKLSDVESERTMSSSTTKTMVSMLKEVTGENGSEPYAGPKYTGFSQDTYVMKSGSSNFESSVPNSQTKSPDSLLVMASPELSIATWLGSPTYVDATYAPTTYPHETANQGRVYLMNSAFKVMMNGREAKSFEFGNEVFTSNQQSNPLINKLDTLSDTDLDKLKIQNKKIDEKDIEKYHSLEEDYLKTKEILDQTYQD, from the coding sequence ATGTCTCAAAAAAAAGTTTCTAAGAAACGTTCAAAGTTTCTTAATCGTCGCCATTTAGTAGTAATCATTCTATGCATGGTAGCCATGCTTATGATATTATCTATGTCGATAGGAACTTATATTATTAGCAAACGATACAGTCCTTATAGCTCTTTACTTGAAATTCAAAACATTGATGATAAGATTACACAATCTTTCATTATTTTAGATAAAAATGATGAACCATTAGATAAAAATAATGTCGTCGTTAAATTTGATCCAGTTCAATACAATCCAACTTGGAATGTTAATCAATTATATTTAGATACACTACTAGCAGTAGAAGATGCTTCTTTTTATACTAGAAAAACAAATGGCTTTTCTATCAAAGACACGATGGGGGCCGTAGTTTCTCAAGTTAGAAAGAAATTAGGGAAAAAAGTTGTTTCTAGAGGTGGCTCAACCATTGAGCAACAATTAGTTAAAATCATGGTTTTTGGCTCAAATAATAAAAATTCATTGTCAGATAAGATTATTCAATTAATTGATGCTAGAAAATTATCATTAAAATATAATCGTGATGAGATTTTAAAAGCCTATTTAAATGAATTACGTTTAACTCCTAATACTGTAGGGGTTAGAGCAGCATCAATTGAGCTATTTGGTAATGATATGTCTAATATAGATAAAAATGATCCAAAACAAGTCGCTCAGATGGCTTATATGGCTGGTTTAGGTCAATCTCCTTCAGTCTATGTTCAAGATTTTGAAAAAAGTGGCAAGGAGCGGACTCTTACTGTTCTATCTATTATGAAAGATAAAGAACTCATTAGTAAAAAAATATATGAGCAAACGGTAGACGTAGTTCAAAGTGAAAATGAAGAGTTTACATTGAAAAGATACAAGCAACAAGGTACACCGAAAGAATATCAATCTTATGTTTCAAAAGTTAAAGATGAACTAAGCGGATTAAATTTACCGCAAAATACAACGATTACAGTCAAAACTTATGCAGATAGTAATCAATTAAAAGAATTACACAATATAGTAGAGGGAACCTATCCTAAAGATGACCGATTACCTAATGGCTATATTGAGCATAAAGAAAGTTTGACTGCTCTTTCAGTGGTAGATACGAAAACAGGACACATCCTTGGTCTTGCAACTAATTCAGATAACCCAGTCATTCCATATACTGCAACACGTTCATCAGGATCTACGATTAAACCTTTACTGGATTATGCTCCAGCTGTTGAGTATGCTGGACTGACACCAAATACGATGCAAAATGGGAGTTCTTTCACAGTGGGCGATTGGAAAGTTAATAACTATGGCAATCAAAATTTTGGTAGGGTGAGTGCTTCTTTTGCTTTAGGCTTATCACTTAATACGGCTGCAGTAGAAGCATTTCAAATGACAAATGACCAACAAAAAAACAGCATGATGGAACCTTTTGGTTTGGCATCTTATAACCCAAAAGGTTCAACTTACACAGCAGAGCAAGCAATTAATTATCCAACGAATGTTTTAGCATTGTCATCTGCATTTAGCGTTTTTGGAAATGACGGCGTTCGAGTTGAGCCTACAACTATTGAAAGTATTGAAACGGACTCTGTCAAAATAAAACTTTCTGATGTTGAAAGCGAGCGAACGATGAGTTCAAGCACGACAAAAACTATGGTGAGCATGCTAAAAGAAGTGACTGGAGAGAACGGATCAGAGCCGTATGCTGGACCTAAATATACAGGTTTTAGTCAAGATACTTATGTGATGAAGTCAGGTTCAAGTAATTTTGAGAGTTCTGTACCCAATAGCCAAACTAAATCTCCAGATTCGCTTCTGGTGATGGCATCACCAGAGCTCTCAATTGCTACGTGGCTAGGAAGTCCAACCTATGTTGATGCGACTTATGCACCAACGACTTATCCACATGAGACAGCAAATCAAGGAAGAGTATATTTAATGAATAGTGCTTTTAAAGTCATGATGAATGGTAGAGAAGCTAAATCATTTGAATTTGGAAATGAAGTTTTCACAAGTAACCAACAATCTAATCCACTTATTAATAAACTAGATACTTTATCTGATACTGATTTAGATAAATTAAAGATACAAAATAAGAAAATTGATGAAAAGGATATAGAAAAATATCATTCACTTGAAGAAGATTATTTAAAAACAAAAGAAATATTAGATCAAACGTATCAAGATTAG
- a CDS encoding aldo/keto reductase encodes MNIIKLNNGVEMPQLGFGVYQIPLEETAEAVYQAIKVGYRLIDTAAIYGNEKETGQGVKRAIEEGIVTRKELFITSKLFILQTPEEKAMKTIEHSLSIMGLDYLDLYLIHQPYGDVYGAWRALMTAQKEGKLRAIGISNFKSSKMIEFVGLNEVKPQINQIEVNPWNQRIEDQEWHEKYDVQIEAWAPFSEGRHELFQNQELAEIGKKYNKTVGQVVLRWLMQRNIIALAKSVRPERMAENFNIFDFELSEEDMKKIAQLDKKESAFFDHDDPQQVEWFMKRMLDTEKSNI; translated from the coding sequence ATGAATATAATTAAATTAAATAATGGAGTCGAAATGCCACAACTTGGGTTTGGTGTTTATCAAATACCATTAGAAGAAACAGCTGAGGCTGTGTATCAAGCCATAAAAGTTGGATATAGGTTAATTGATACTGCTGCTATTTATGGAAATGAAAAAGAAACAGGGCAAGGGGTTAAACGAGCGATTGAAGAAGGTATCGTTACTCGTAAGGAACTATTTATCACATCAAAATTGTTTATTTTACAAACACCGGAAGAAAAAGCAATGAAGACCATAGAGCATTCACTTTCCATAATGGGTTTAGATTATTTAGATTTATATCTTATTCATCAACCATATGGAGATGTTTATGGAGCTTGGAGAGCCTTAATGACTGCCCAAAAAGAAGGAAAATTGAGAGCGATTGGCATATCAAATTTTAAATCATCTAAAATGATTGAGTTTGTTGGGTTAAATGAAGTAAAACCTCAAATCAATCAAATAGAGGTCAATCCTTGGAATCAACGGATAGAAGATCAGGAATGGCATGAAAAATATGATGTTCAAATAGAAGCATGGGCACCATTTTCGGAAGGGCGACATGAATTATTCCAAAATCAAGAATTAGCAGAAATTGGGAAAAAGTATAATAAGACGGTGGGACAAGTGGTATTGCGGTGGTTAATGCAAAGAAATATCATTGCTTTAGCAAAATCTGTTCGTCCTGAACGCATGGCAGAAAATTTTAATATTTTTGATTTTGAATTGTCAGAAGAGGACATGAAAAAGATTGCTCAACTAGATAAAAAAGAATCAGCTTTTTTTGACCACGATGATCCTCAACAAGTTGAATGGTTTATGAAACGAATGTTAGATACAGAAAAAAGTAATATATAA
- a CDS encoding MBL fold metallo-hydrolase — MHLIVSETSFNISVLASGSTGNSLYIETDKRKVLVDAGLSGKKITSLLSSIDRSPEDLDAILVTHEHRDHIHGVGVLARKYHLDIYANELTWQAMEKSIGNVPVEQRNIFDMGKIMTFGDMDIESFGVSHDAIAPQFYRFYKDNKSFVVLTDTGYCSEQVKGVIKNADAYLLESNHDPNMLRMGRYPWNTKQRILGDKGHLSNEDGALAATEIIGDRTKHIYLGHLSKENNMKELANMTVTGILQQHNIDAGGQVKIMDTDPDKACDLFAI, encoded by the coding sequence ATGCATTTAATAGTGTCAGAAACAAGTTTTAATATTAGTGTACTGGCTAGTGGAAGTACTGGTAATTCGTTATATATTGAAACAGATAAACGAAAAGTACTGGTTGATGCTGGCCTTAGTGGAAAAAAAATTACGAGTCTATTATCATCCATTGATCGATCGCCAGAAGATTTAGATGCAATTTTGGTAACTCATGAACATCGTGATCATATTCATGGGGTAGGTGTTTTAGCAAGGAAATATCATTTAGATATTTATGCTAATGAGTTAACTTGGCAAGCGATGGAAAAATCAATAGGGAATGTTCCTGTTGAACAACGAAATATATTTGATATGGGAAAAATTATGACTTTCGGTGATATGGATATTGAAAGTTTTGGTGTATCCCATGATGCAATAGCGCCACAATTTTATCGATTTTATAAGGATAATAAATCGTTTGTTGTCTTGACTGATACTGGATATTGTAGTGAACAAGTTAAAGGTGTTATAAAAAATGCTGATGCTTATTTGCTAGAGAGTAATCATGACCCTAATATGTTGCGGATGGGTCGTTATCCATGGAACACTAAGCAACGTATATTAGGTGACAAAGGGCATTTATCAAATGAAGATGGTGCACTAGCTGCTACTGAAATTATTGGTGATCGAACCAAACATATTTATTTAGGGCATTTAAGTAAAGAAAATAATATGAAAGAGCTAGCTAACATGACGGTAACAGGTATTTTACAACAACATAATATTGATGCAGGTGGTCAAGTTAAAATTATGGACACTGACCCTGATAAAGCCTGTGATTTATTTGCAATTTAG
- a CDS encoding carboxylesterase family protein: MNVFGFLDFTSFSDNFDSNIGLKDVICGLEWVKENIYEFGGNADNVTLFGQSAGAMLIACLNKVSSAQHLSHKMIIESACIESLFTQQETTAISQKYLDLLGEYQLIR, translated from the coding sequence TTGAATGTATTCGGCTTTTTAGATTTTACATCCTTTAGTGATAATTTTGATAGTAATATTGGACTTAAAGATGTTATCTGCGGATTAGAATGGGTTAAAGAAAATATTTATGAATTTGGAGGTAACGCTGATAATGTTACTTTATTTGGGCAATCTGCTGGAGCTATGTTAATTGCTTGTTTAAATAAAGTTTCTTCTGCTCAGCATCTTTCTCATAAAATGATTATAGAAAGTGCATGTATAGAATCACTATTTACTCAACAAGAGACCACAGCAATCTCTCAAAAGTATTTAGATTTATTAGGAGAGTATCAGTTGATCAGGTAG
- a CDS encoding S1C family serine protease, with translation MRKDVTPNEEQKRETIHKKNNPTPSKPSLFKRFGISLAAGALGGLLVVGGYAYINDHNASSSNNASTTTAPVEKGKTTVSNVNVNVESEVTKAVEKVEDAVVSVTTYQKSSSELSDIEKIFGPASGSQSSEDELQEAGEGSGVIYRKDNGKAYIVTNNHVVSGASAVSIMLNSGKKADAKIVGTDTYSDLAVLEISDKDVTTIAEFGNSNNIKVGETVLAIGSPLGSTFANSVSQGIISAKDRMITNQTSDGAIINSKAIQTDAAINPGNSGGALINTAGQVIGINSSKIAQAASGVSAEGMGFAIPSNEVVNIINQLEQGKSVARPMLGIKMVNLNVLKAEDKKSVLKLDDKITNGVVVASVEKDTPAAAAGLKQYDVITKIDGKDIASTAELQSILYSKNIGDKIELTYYRDGKEAKTTVNLTEDSSKLEEQQKQAQKQQTERSSNNSTNPFN, from the coding sequence ATGAGAAAAGACGTCACACCAAACGAAGAACAAAAGCGTGAAACTATACATAAAAAAAACAATCCCACTCCATCAAAACCCTCTCTTTTTAAACGTTTTGGTATTTCATTAGCTGCTGGAGCATTAGGTGGACTACTTGTAGTAGGGGGCTATGCTTACATAAATGACCATAATGCTTCAAGTTCCAATAATGCGTCAACTACAACTGCTCCTGTTGAAAAAGGAAAAACAACTGTTAGCAATGTGAATGTCAATGTTGAATCTGAAGTAACAAAAGCAGTTGAAAAAGTTGAAGATGCTGTTGTATCCGTTACAACTTACCAAAAAAGTAGTTCTGAATTATCCGATATAGAAAAAATATTTGGTCCTGCTTCTGGTTCACAATCATCTGAAGATGAGTTACAAGAAGCTGGCGAAGGTAGTGGTGTTATCTATAGAAAAGATAATGGAAAGGCTTATATTGTAACTAATAATCATGTTGTTTCTGGTGCTAGTGCTGTCAGTATCATGTTAAATAGTGGTAAAAAAGCTGATGCAAAAATCGTAGGAACAGATACCTATAGTGACTTAGCTGTTCTTGAAATTTCTGATAAAGACGTTACCACTATAGCTGAATTTGGTAATTCAAACAACATAAAAGTTGGTGAAACTGTTCTAGCAATCGGTTCTCCTCTTGGATCAACTTTTGCAAACTCTGTTTCTCAAGGGATTATCTCGGCGAAAGATCGTATGATTACAAATCAAACATCTGATGGAGCAATTATTAACAGTAAAGCAATCCAAACAGATGCAGCAATTAACCCAGGTAACTCAGGTGGTGCTTTGATCAATACTGCAGGACAAGTTATTGGGATTAATTCAAGTAAAATTGCTCAAGCAGCTTCTGGTGTTAGTGCTGAAGGGATGGGATTTGCTATTCCAAGTAATGAAGTAGTTAACATCATTAATCAATTAGAACAAGGTAAATCTGTGGCTCGTCCTATGCTTGGTATAAAAATGGTTAATTTAAATGTATTAAAAGCAGAAGACAAGAAAAGTGTTCTAAAATTAGATGATAAAATTACTAATGGAGTCGTGGTTGCATCTGTTGAGAAGGATACACCTGCTGCAGCGGCTGGTTTGAAACAATACGATGTCATTACTAAAATTGATGGGAAAGACATTGCAAGTACAGCTGAACTACAATCCATTCTTTATTCTAAAAATATTGGAGATAAAATTGAGTTAACATACTACCGTGACGGGAAAGAAGCAAAAACAACGGTTAACTTGACTGAAGATTCCAGTAAATTAGAAGAACAACAAAAACAGGCTCAAAAACAACAAACAGAACGAAGTAGTAACAACTCTACTAACCCTTTTAACTAA
- the rlmH gene encoding 23S rRNA (pseudouridine(1915)-N(3))-methyltransferase RlmH has protein sequence MKIKIITVGKLKEKYLRQGIDEYSKRLSRYCKLEMIEVSDEKAPENLSQIEMEQVKDKEGQRILSKVSDQDYVFALAIEGMQLSSEEFACKLDKLTTRGKSQFVFIIGGSLGLSTDVLKRSDEKLSFGRLTYPHQLMKLVLTEQIYRTFRINNGEPYHK, from the coding sequence GTGAAAATAAAAATCATTACGGTAGGCAAATTAAAAGAGAAATATTTGAGACAGGGGATAGATGAGTATAGTAAACGCTTGAGTCGATATTGCAAATTAGAGATGATAGAGGTGTCCGATGAAAAAGCGCCAGAAAACCTAAGCCAGATAGAGATGGAGCAAGTTAAGGACAAAGAAGGACAACGCATTTTAAGTAAGGTGAGTGACCAAGATTACGTCTTTGCTTTAGCTATTGAAGGCATGCAATTATCTTCAGAAGAATTTGCTTGTAAATTAGACAAATTGACCACACGTGGGAAAAGTCAGTTTGTGTTTATTATAGGAGGATCACTTGGGTTATCCACAGATGTGTTAAAGAGAAGTGATGAAAAATTATCATTTGGTCGACTGACTTATCCACATCAATTAATGAAATTGGTTTTAACAGAACAAATTTATCGAACTTTCAGGATTAATAATGGAGAACCGTATCACAAATGA
- a CDS encoding PASTA domain-containing protein — MKKKKRVRISKTKNKKYKKLSKSWKLFIVSFFLIISLASAYLFFKAYHYINDIPEAQNITQEEIYLLTKIEKTDTRLIRALKNNAFESWLYEANDEKVKQLSKNEALLLEVMKGKTAISDIDATMVNLKKHIDIIEDEDIEELYIMYYKSVLPRQYDKLRDIFQEATVTDAEEMSKDAQELLDLLNKIYNQEGMLTVTSEQSFKKSVSLLDEINDNIIEANNIKNQVYSYRNLVEAIPAPNTKFGMELSEYIDSANNYLQSKTMEEEFKRKYSELQSNLETNEKLIKKSVDMPDLVGMTVREAKKEMNQLNLNLSIQGYTNTTYKNGETVPDDIRDMESWDRDEKDKILKQEPSSQTYKFIVKGSTIQVVVENQPIAKKAFSSESSSSSTSSSTSTSISSTTSETTSPSTEETTESSD; from the coding sequence ATGAAAAAGAAAAAACGTGTGAGGATATCTAAAACAAAGAATAAAAAATATAAGAAACTAAGTAAATCTTGGAAACTATTTATTGTTTCATTTTTTCTAATAATTAGTTTAGCCAGTGCCTATTTATTTTTCAAAGCATATCATTATATTAATGATATACCTGAGGCACAAAATATCACTCAAGAAGAGATCTATCTTCTAACTAAGATTGAAAAAACAGATACTAGACTAATAAGAGCTTTAAAAAATAATGCATTTGAGTCCTGGTTATATGAAGCAAATGATGAAAAAGTTAAACAACTATCTAAAAATGAAGCATTATTATTAGAAGTAATGAAGGGAAAAACAGCTATTTCAGATATTGATGCTACTATGGTGAATCTAAAGAAACATATCGACATTATAGAAGATGAAGATATTGAAGAATTATATATTATGTACTATAAAAGTGTCCTACCGAGACAGTATGATAAATTAAGGGATATTTTTCAAGAAGCAACTGTTACAGATGCTGAAGAGATGAGTAAAGATGCACAAGAATTACTAGATTTATTGAACAAAATATATAATCAAGAGGGGATGCTAACAGTCACAAGTGAGCAAAGCTTTAAAAAATCTGTTAGTTTATTAGATGAAATAAATGACAATATAATTGAAGCGAATAACATTAAAAATCAAGTTTATTCTTATCGTAATCTTGTAGAAGCTATACCCGCACCGAATACTAAATTTGGAATGGAACTAAGTGAATATATTGATTCAGCAAATAATTATCTGCAGTCAAAAACTATGGAAGAGGAGTTTAAGAGAAAATATAGTGAACTTCAATCTAATTTGGAAACTAACGAGAAACTAATTAAAAAATCAGTCGATATGCCAGATTTAGTTGGTATGACTGTTAGAGAAGCTAAGAAAGAAATGAACCAATTAAACTTAAATTTAAGTATACAAGGTTATACCAACACGACATATAAAAATGGAGAAACAGTCCCTGATGATATCCGTGATATGGAAAGTTGGGATAGGGATGAAAAAGATAAAATTTTAAAACAAGAACCTTCATCTCAAACCTATAAATTTATTGTTAAAGGGTCTACCATCCAAGTAGTGGTTGAGAATCAACCTATTGCTAAAAAAGCATTCTCTTCAGAATCGAGTAGCTCGTCTACTTCATCTTCTACCTCTACTTCTATCTCTTCGACAACTAGTGAAACTACCTCACCTAGTACAGAGGAGACAACAGAATCAAGTGATTAA
- a CDS encoding YycH family regulatory protein codes for MSKMGENILKVGVICMVLLSLFLSWKIWTKPANRSFQDRTAKVKAVVQKKDMTEVYMPTKLFYHHGNGDHFLYSNKESTMTSLHEKIVSLEFGTTRTMTTGQVESLTMQRDLFNLVYPSAIPASLFINMNNLSITLPRDSKNLMFNWLIMSLDDGKLYFVNYKNKLGVEVEVKGNISSITSILDAENNNYVNALLPTDNVAGIYYLADSAKLKTYSYIIATQSFTTFSRGFFNQPNDLFSNEGENLSLSNSEGESLTIDSQTGEVNYFGKLKQSHSGNENSLYYDTFQYVEDMGTSLGNLRYFSDTSNEVVYRNYVEGFPVFGDNMKGCLATTVQNKNVFIKANQDTLQIPLPSDDSVTLVPTQELVDHLKDQGADMSKIIDIQIGYKWEQNKETQQAIDLVPSWYIKYDNNWMTQEELEKTLAKGGQT; via the coding sequence ATGAGTAAAATGGGAGAGAATATTTTAAAAGTAGGCGTTATTTGCATGGTGCTACTTAGTTTATTTTTATCTTGGAAAATTTGGACAAAACCTGCTAATCGAAGTTTTCAAGATAGAACAGCAAAAGTCAAAGCCGTTGTGCAAAAAAAAGATATGACGGAAGTTTATATGCCAACCAAGTTATTTTATCATCATGGGAATGGAGATCATTTCCTGTACTCTAATAAAGAATCTACCATGACAAGTTTGCATGAGAAAATTGTGTCACTTGAATTTGGAACTACTCGTACTATGACAACAGGCCAAGTAGAAAGTCTAACTATGCAACGCGATTTATTTAATTTGGTTTATCCAAGTGCTATTCCAGCCTCTTTATTCATCAATATGAATAATTTATCTATCACCTTGCCACGTGATAGCAAAAACTTAATGTTTAATTGGTTAATTATGTCCCTAGATGATGGAAAACTTTATTTTGTGAATTACAAAAATAAATTAGGGGTAGAAGTTGAGGTTAAAGGAAATATTTCTAGTATTACTTCAATACTTGATGCTGAAAATAATAATTATGTAAATGCCCTATTACCTACAGATAATGTCGCAGGTATCTATTATTTAGCTGATAGCGCCAAGCTCAAAACTTATAGTTATATTATTGCCACACAGTCTTTTACGACGTTTTCACGTGGATTTTTCAATCAACCAAATGATTTGTTCTCAAATGAAGGTGAAAACTTAAGTTTATCAAATAGTGAGGGAGAGTCATTAACTATTGATAGTCAAACAGGTGAAGTGAATTATTTTGGTAAGTTAAAACAGAGTCATTCTGGAAATGAAAATAGCTTATATTATGATACGTTTCAATATGTAGAAGATATGGGGACATCTTTAGGTAATCTTCGATATTTTTCAGATACTAGTAATGAAGTGGTATATAGAAATTATGTAGAAGGTTTCCCTGTATTTGGTGATAATATGAAAGGCTGTCTGGCAACGACTGTTCAAAATAAAAATGTGTTTATTAAAGCCAATCAAGATACTTTGCAAATTCCTCTACCTTCAGACGATTCTGTGACTCTTGTGCCCACTCAAGAATTAGTTGATCATTTGAAAGATCAAGGTGCAGATATGTCTAAAATAATAGATATTCAGATAGGGTACAAGTGGGAGCAGAATAAAGAAACACAACAGGCCATTGATCTAGTCCCTTCTTGGTATATAAAATATGATAACAATTGGATGACTCAAGAAGAGCTAGAAAAAACACTGGCTAAAGGAGGCCAGACTTAA
- a CDS encoding two-component system regulatory protein YycI produces MDFRRVEGIFFIVFLFLNMFLFYIYQEGREPQDYISTGSISENLEERLKADHIEIPRDLSKVKKEGYYLSAEEDDLATDAREKLTDQSWQVNNNQLTSQMLTQSDVVIKKANAIESLDDFIRNSSNVLYGKDYVLNEEETIPLKNYIYNQTYEGIPFYDETAQLSVIVSQDKFESNQISSYKQTHISRIEPLREIQSVISERDAIISLYTNNRIQSGDTIKWIHLGYTRIFSVRGKDVYIPAWFVSVESSKNVTQTERVNAFTNAVISSSVSEVINK; encoded by the coding sequence ATGGATTTTAGGCGAGTGGAAGGCATCTTTTTTATCGTGTTTTTATTTTTGAACATGTTTTTGTTCTATATCTATCAAGAAGGAAGAGAGCCTCAAGATTATATTTCAACAGGAAGTATTTCAGAAAATTTAGAAGAACGTTTAAAGGCAGATCATATTGAGATTCCTAGAGATCTGTCAAAAGTGAAAAAAGAGGGGTACTATCTTTCAGCAGAAGAAGATGACTTAGCAACTGATGCACGTGAAAAATTGACTGACCAATCATGGCAAGTGAACAATAATCAACTTACTAGTCAAATGCTGACTCAATCTGATGTCGTCATAAAAAAAGCAAATGCCATTGAGTCACTTGATGATTTTATTCGTAATTCATCTAATGTATTATATGGAAAAGATTATGTACTAAACGAAGAAGAAACCATTCCGTTAAAGAATTATATTTACAATCAAACATATGAAGGCATTCCATTTTATGATGAAACAGCTCAATTATCTGTGATTGTTTCTCAAGATAAATTTGAAAGTAATCAGATATCTAGCTATAAACAAACACACATTAGTCGTATTGAGCCACTACGTGAAATACAAAGTGTGATTTCTGAGCGTGATGCGATTATTAGTTTATATACCAATAATCGTATTCAATCTGGTGATACAATTAAATGGATACATCTAGGTTATACGCGTATTTTTTCGGTTCGAGGAAAGGATGTCTATATTCCAGCGTGGTTTGTTTCAGTTGAAAGTAGTAAAAATGTGACACAAACAGAACGTGTGAACGCCTTTACTAATGCGGTCATTTCATCTTCTGTATCAGAGGTTATTAATAAGTAG
- a CDS encoding MerR family transcriptional regulator, which produces MNIKKAAEMFDLSTDTLRYYERVGVIPPVNRNESGYRDYQIRDLNWIYLAKNLRRAGLSIESMIEFAQLSQLRGLQDVDEAQKQLLLDQLDELDKKLAEMNEVRELLVYKIDTYDDHLAKFKAGKMTDENIEKLWERKK; this is translated from the coding sequence ATGAATATCAAAAAAGCAGCAGAAATGTTTGATTTGAGTACGGATACATTGCGTTATTACGAACGAGTGGGGGTTATTCCTCCAGTTAATCGGAATGAGAGTGGTTATAGAGATTACCAAATAAGAGACTTAAATTGGATTTACTTAGCTAAAAATCTGCGTCGTGCAGGACTATCGATTGAGTCGATGATTGAATTTGCTCAATTATCTCAATTAAGGGGATTACAAGATGTTGATGAGGCTCAAAAACAATTATTACTGGATCAATTGGATGAACTAGATAAGAAGTTGGCAGAAATGAATGAAGTAAGAGAACTATTAGTCTATAAAATCGATACGTATGATGATCATCTAGCTAAATTTAAAGCTGGCAAGATGACAGATGAGAATATTGAAAAATTATGGGAAAGAAAAAAATAA
- a CDS encoding DUF960 domain-containing protein, with amino-acid sequence MFDRENQYYVTKGVQEAVSYQLQYFCWQLILQQAKDNEPTMDYLQIIEFNVDTEHELLTIVHRQENPEVKQIYHLHLFEEYRSLSVNKIWAIDDGQAQTMLLPEEY; translated from the coding sequence ATGTTTGATAGAGAGAATCAGTATTACGTGACAAAAGGCGTTCAAGAAGCGGTATCGTATCAACTTCAATACTTTTGTTGGCAATTGATCTTACAACAGGCAAAAGATAATGAACCAACAATGGATTACCTACAAATCATTGAATTCAATGTGGATACTGAACATGAGCTATTAACGATTGTTCATCGCCAAGAAAACCCCGAGGTTAAACAGATATATCATCTTCACTTGTTTGAAGAATACCGCTCACTTAGCGTAAACAAAATATGGGCGATTGATGATGGACAAGCACAAACCATGTTACTACCAGAGGAATATTAA